In one window of Juglans regia cultivar Chandler chromosome 3, Walnut 2.0, whole genome shotgun sequence DNA:
- the LOC109010216 gene encoding putative pentatricopeptide repeat-containing protein At5g06400, mitochondrial, producing the protein MRNLIKFRFSFLNSSNKLSHFQLSNFQIRHFSSLSKSSSKLSKSKKTEDLLKNQAETSSFGLLFNEIKDILGADNFNSDITQSGTSIPRDIHVVGARVKEEHPNWTEGVCRNAEDGVLLGKDYVSALEDSPLGNLGGNDVSPEVHKITQIVRAGNSFVSIEEQLETLSVRFDSEVVEKVLKRCFKVPHLALRFFDWVKLRDGFRHTTKTYNTMLSVAGEAREFQLVEKLVAEMDNNLCQKDIKTWTILISLYGNAKLISLALLVFENMRKCGCEPDAQVYKKMVRALCFAGKADIAIEFYKEMVQKDMALDVGLYKMLMVCISRSGDIAALSSIADDMIRVFQTPEHDVYGYVLKSLCISGKIREALEWIRDLKDKDVTLNPEYFETLVKGLCRADRIADSLEIVDIMKRKYPFDGKIYGIIINGYLRRNEISKALDLFQNMKESGHLPLTSTYTELMQHLFRMDDYEKGCMLYDEMLERGVKPDTVAITAMVAGHVSQNRISEAWKVFRSMEDKGMRPTWKSYSVFIKELCKVSRTEEIFKVLNEMRASKIDIRDEIFDWIISYLEKKRELDSIEKIKQMQRIWKLYPQGELPGTDASRDQELNLELNSNQSEEVRMDSHFMEPLPKNYDERDVKESCWILTSSTDWCLIQEALEKCNIHFTPDLVVEILHNCNVHGSAALHFFSWVGKQTGYSHTTETYNMAIKIAGRGKDFQYMRNLFYEMRRRDCPITSDTWTIMIMLYGRTGLTEIALKVFGQMKADGCNPSRGTYKYLIMNLCRRKGRKVDEAIKFFEEMMNAGHIPDKELVEAYLGCLCEVGRLLEARRCTDSLPRVGFTVPLSHSLYIRALCRVGRLKEAQVLFDEVSAEGSALDRYTYGSLVHGLLQKGCMEEALAKVDSMKQAGINPTVHVYTSLISHFMKEKQIERAHKVFHEMQHEGCQPTVVTYSELIRGYMNVGKFADAQNIFHRMKVKGPLPDFKTYSIFITSLCKVGKSEEALQLISDMLDGGIVPSTVNFREVFYGLNREGKQDLARTVLQQKSALRSKRKFLI; encoded by the coding sequence ATGAGGAACTTAATCAAGTTCCGGTTCTCGTTTCTAAATTCAAGCAACAAGCTCTCTCATTTTCAGCTTTCGAATTTTCAGATTCGTCATTTTTCAAGCCTCTCCAAGTCATCATCTAAGCTTTCGAAGTCCAAGAAAACCGAAGACCTTTTAAAGAACCAAGCAGAAACTAGTTCGTTTGGCTTACTATTCAATGAGATCAAAGACATCTTAGGCGCTGATAACTTTAACTCCGATATCACACAATCTGGGACTTCAATACCCAGGGATATCCATGTGGTGGGCGCTCGGGTGAAGGAAGAACACCCAAATTGGACCGAAGGTGTTTGTCGAAATGCTGAAGATGGCGTGTTACTAGGAAAGGATTATGTATCAGCTTTGGAGGATTCCCCGTTGGGAAATTTGGGTGGTAACGATGTTAGCCCCGAAGTTCATAAAATTACGCAGATTGTTCGGGCGGGAAACAGTTTTGTTTCGATCGAGGAGCAGCTAGAAACGTTGAGTGTTAGGTTCGATTCAGAGGTTGTCgagaaagttttgaaaaggtGCTTTAAAGTGCCACATTTGGCTTTGAGGTTCTTTGATTGGGTGAAGCTCAGAGATGGGTTTCGTCATACAACTAAGACTTACAATACCATGTTGTCCGTAGCCGGTGAAGCGAGAGAGTTTCAGTTGGTGGAGAAGTTGGTGGCGGAAATGGATAACAACCTATGTCAGAAGGATATTAAGACTTGGACCATTCTTATCTCCCTCTATGGGAATGCAAAATTAATTAGCCTAGCCTTGTTGGTCTTTGAGAATATGAGGAAATGTGGTTGTGAACCAGATGCTCAGGTTTACAAAAAGATGGTACGCGCACTTTGTTTTGCTGGAAAAGCTGACATTGCAATCGAATTCTACAAGGAGATGGTCCAGAAGGACATGGCGCTTGATGTGGGTCTGTATAAGATGCTAATGGTTTGCATATCCAGATCAGGAGATATTGCCgctcttagttccattgcagATGATATGATAAGAGTTTTTCAGACTCCAGAACATGATGTTTATGGATATGTGCTGAAAAGTTTGTGCATCTCAGGGAAAATCAGAGAAGCTTTAGAATGGATTCGTGATCTCAAAGATAAAGATGTAACACTTAACCCTGAATACTTCGAGACCTTGGTGAAAGGACTGTGTAGGGCTGACAGGATCGCAGATTCTCTGGAAATTGTTGATATTATGAAGAGAAAATATCCTTTTGACGGGAAGATTTATGGAATTATCATCAATGGATATTTGAGGAGAAATGAAATTTCAAAGGCACTTGATCtgtttcaaaatatgaaagagTCTGGGCATCTGCCTCTGACTTCTACTTATACAGAGCTTATGCAGCACCTTTTCAGGATGGATGATTATGAAAAAGGCTGCATGCTATATGATGAGATGCTAGAAAGAGGAGTAAAGCCCGATACTGTGGCAATCACGGCAATGGTTGCAGGTCACGTCAGCCAAAACCGTATATCTGAAGCATGGAAAGTTTTTAGGAGTATGGAGGACAAAGGCATGAGGCCCACTTGGAAGTCTTATTCGGTGTTCATTAAGGAGCTTTGTAAGGTTTCAAGGACAGAGGaaattttcaaggttttgaATGAAATGCGGGCATCTAAGATAGACATTCGAGATGAAATATTTGATTGGATAATATCTTACttggagaaaaagagagagcttGATAGTATAGAAAAGATAAAGCAGATGCAGAGAATTTGGAAGCTTTACCCTCAAGGAGAGTTACCCGGTACAGATGCATCCAGAGATCAGGAGCTCAATCTGGAGTTAAACTCTAACCAATCAGAGGAAGTAAGGATGGACAGTCACTTCATGGAACCACTtccaaaaaattatgatgaGCGGGATGTGAAAGAAAGTTGTTGGATTTTAACATCATCAACAGATTGGTGCTTGATTCAAGAAGCTTTGGAGAAATGCAATATTCATTTCACACCAGACCTTGTTGTGGAGATTTTGCACAATTGCAATGTGCATGGGTCTGCCGCATTGCACTTCTTCTCCTGGGTAGGGAAACAAACTGGTTATAGTCACACTACCGAAACTTACAACATGGCCATCAAAATTGCTGGACGTGGAAAAGATTTCCAGTACATGAGAAACCTTTTCTACGAAATGAGAAGAAGAGATTGCCCAATTACATCTGATACATGGACAATCATGATTATGCTGTATGGTCGTACAGGTCTGACTGAGATTGCTCTGAAAGTTTTTGGACAGATGAAAGCTGATGGTTGTAACCCAAGTAGGGGGACCTACAAGTATTTGATTATGAATCTTTGTAGGAGGAAAGGTAGGAAGGTGGATGAAGCCATTAAATTTTTCGAGGAGATGATGAATGCTGGACATATCCCTGACAAAGAACTCGTTGAAGCTTACCTTGGTTGTTTATGTGAAGTTGGTAGGCTGTTGGAAGCTAGAAGGTGTACAGATTCACTTCCTAGAGTTGGGTTTACAGTTCCACTAAGCCACTCATTGTACATTAGGGCTCTTTGTCGCGTGGGGAGGTTGAAGGAAGCTCAAGTATTGTTTGATGAAGTTAGCGCGGAAGGATCAGCGTTGGATCGGTATACTTATGGAAGCCTTGTTCATGGACTGCTACAAAAGGGTTGCATGGAAGAGGCATTGGCCAAGGTGGATTCTATGAAGCAGGCAGGGATTAATCCGACCGTCCACGTTTATACATCGTTAATTTCCCATTTCATGAAGGAGAAGCAGATAGAAAGAGCTCACAAAGTTTTTCACGAAATGCAACATGAAGGTTGTCAACCAACTGTTGTTACCTATTCGGAACTGATACGAGGTTACATGAACGTGGGGAAGTTTGCTGATGCTCAGAATATCTTCCATCGTATGAAAGTAAAAGGGCCTCTGCCTGATTTCAAAACTTATTCAATATTCATCACTTCTCTCTGTAAGGTAGGGAAGTCTGAAGAGGCTTTGCAGCTTATATCAGACATGCTTGATGGTGGGATTGTCCCCAGTACTGTTAATTTTCGAGAAGTTTTTTACGGGCTAAACAGAGAAGGGAAGCAAGATTTAGCCCGTACCgtattacaacaaaaatcagcTCTAAGATCTAAACGCAAGttcttaatttga